A segment of the Devriesea agamarum genome:
GTTGGATATTCCGCTGGTGAATCTCGGCGATATGGCTGAAGCCGCGGCGAAAACGCTTGAGGGCACGGTTAAGGACAACGATGAAATGCTCCGCATGGTTGCGGAGCTCGAGGAACAGTACGATTCGCTGCAGGATGCGGACGGGTCATCGCTGTTAGCCACCACGGTTGATATGCCGACCGCGGCTGAAATCGGGGATCATTTTGAGCGGTTCTTGGCGACCCAGGAACCACCGGCATCTGATGACCGGTGAGTCCGATACGGCCCTGTTTCCCGAGCTTACGGATTTATTCCCACAAGATTTTGTTATGTGTTCGTAACCTCACTTTGGGCTGTGGCGGTCTGTTGAGCTGTATCCCGTGACATGATGGACGGGCTGCAGTGGCGTGATCTAGATGACTCGAAATCCCGTCGACGCGGTCGGCCCCGACGGCAACCGCTGATGTAGCAAGCATTTCAAGGTAGCTTCGAGCTACCAAATTTAGGGAGTACAGATGGCGCAGGGCGCGGTCAAATGGTTCAACGCTGAAAAGGGCTTCGGCTTTATCGAGGTCGACGGCGGAGGCGCCGATATCTTCGTTCACCACAGTCAGATTGAGATGGACGGCTACCGTGCCCTCAACGAGGGACAGCGTGTGGAGTTCGAGGTCATCCAGGGGACGAAGGGTCCGCAGGCTGAGAAGGTGCGGCCCCTGTCGTGATGACATCGGTGATGGTGCCGCTTTGCGCGATCCGGTGAAGATCGGTATCAGAGACTAAGCGCACTGTCACTGCATCCCGCCTGAGCTCACGGTCTAAGGCCGTGGGGATAGGCTGTGAACCGGCGAGTACGAGGTAATTCCCGTACCGCCGGTTCTTTAGTTGTCCGGGTTCTGCCACCACATTGACGTGGGGAAACACAGCGCTGGCCGTAGCCACTTCGTCAGCCAATAGACCGAATCCTGGCCGGTCAGCGCAGTTGGCAATGTACAAGCCACCGGGCGCGAGTATCCGGGAAATATGCCGGGTGAACCCGAGGTCGCGCACGCTGCGTGGGGTGGTGTCCCCGGAGAAAACGTCGCGGGTCACAATGTCGAATTTGTTATCAGACCACTGCTGGACGGCTCGAACCGCGTCGTCTTCTCGGATGCGAAGGCGGGGGGAGCGAGGCAGATCGAACCAGGTCCTCGCGTTGCGCACTAGAGCGCCATCAATTTCCACCACTGTCTGCTGTGCGGTGGGGTGAGTGGCAGCAAGGGCACGGGGTAGGGAACAGCCCCCGCCCCCCAGATGTGCGATCCGTGGACCGCTGGCATGCGAACGCTCATGCGCGGTCTCACGGTCTCGAAGAACGCAGGAAATCACGGTGTGCATCCAGCGCTGATACTCGAAAATCAGGACTGACGGTTCGGGGTGATGCTGTGAGCTGGGGACTCCATTGACGTAGAGAACTACCGATCCGTCGTTTTCCCTGGCGAGTCGGGCGATGCCGGTGTCAATGGGGACATCCTGATCAAAGGGTGGCTGGGGTGCGTTGTCCCGCTTGCGGGAACGCGAGGCGGAGAGTGGTGCAGGGCGGCGGCGAGGGCTCATGGCGCCACAGTATCGGTGATCTGCTCATATCGCTGTGAAGCCGTCGAGCAACAGGTGGTGCCGAGGGGTCGAACTTCGTATGTCATACCCCCTTCTTAGCGTTGTGGATGTGGATAGATCGGGCCGCGGTGCGGTGGTCAAGCTCGGATCCCGGGGTGTCGGTTGGTGAGGTCTCACCGGCAGCGTGAGGGGTGAGAAACCGTGGCGTGGCGTGGATAGATGACAAGAGGTGATTCTCGTGGGCAAGGCAACGCTGATGAATCGGGCCAGGCCATCGGTCGGGCGGGGGTGGCACTCAGCGCAGGCTGTGGCAGGGCGGTCGCTGCGGGATCAGCGACGCAAGGATGACGCAGATCTCGATGAGCTAGAACGTATCCGTAAGGTTCTGCTCGCGGTGGAACCGGAAATCGCCAGTGGGCACGATGCGGTGATGGTGGGCGATGCCGGAGCTGCGGTTCCAGGAGTGGCGGTGGGATGCCCTGAACGCGCGGGTGAACGCGATGCCCAGAGGGCTCGTTTCGAGGCTGTTCACCGGGTGGCCTTACGCAGTGCGGGGGTCATTGTGAATCGGCGCAACCGGCAGAGGAAACGTCGGCTTCCGCTAAATGCGTGGGTGGCCTTGGCTGCATGTGGTGATGACTGGGCTGCGTGGAGTGAAAGGTTTGCGGGAATGGTCGCTGAACGGGAGCGTCTGCGGGGGCGAGAGGATCTGGCTCCAGCCCCGGGGATTGTAGAGGAGCATCTCTCATTGACATCAAGTTTTTTGATGGCGGTGACTGAGCATGTGGTGAAAGATCAAGCGGGTCTTGCCGCGATTGCGTCGGCGGCGTGAAGTGTTGCTGCTCAATCATGGATAAGGCAAGGCAGGGCGGCTCCCGTGAGGTCAAGAGGCGGGCGCAAAGCAGAGCAGATAGCGCCCGATGTGAACAGACGGCGCCTTTGCGCAGGAGCGAAGCCGACCAATCGTGAGGGATATTGGTAGGGATATGGTGTGGTGCGGGCGGTGCAACAGCCCAAGACAACAGGTGATACGGCCACGGTAAGGGGGCGCAAGTGGGGACTGAGGACGTGGGCGCTATCCTCCACGTCGACATGGACTCCTTTTTCGCTTCGGTCGAAATTCGCGACGATCCCGCGTTGAGGGGGCGGCCGGTCGTCGTCGGAGGTGTTGGGCCGAGAGCGGTGGTGGCGGCGGCGAGTTATCCCGCTCGTCGCTATGGGGTGCGTTCCGCAATGCCGATGGGGAAAGCTAGGCGGCTTTGCCCGGACTTAGTGATCGTTCCCCCTCGGATCGCCCACTACCGGGAAGTGTCGCGCGAGGTCATGGCAATCCTGCACGGTATCAGTGCCCAGGTGCAGCAGATAAGCATTGACGAAGCATTCCTCGACGTCTCCGGGGCAATCCGCCATTTCGGGGCCCCGCCGGACATCGCGACCTTGATCCGCACACGGATTCGTACGGAACTGGGGCTGCCGTGCAGCGTCGGAGTGGCCGCATCCAAATCAGTGGCCAAAATTGCCTCCGCACGTGCAAAACCAGATGGGATGCTGGTCGTGCCCACGGCACACACCCCTGGTTTCCTCGCGCCTCTCCCGGTCGAGGCCTTATCAGGGATCGGCTCGGTCGCCGCAGCCAAACTGCATAACCTCGGGGTGCGGACAGTCGGGGATCTTCGTGCAGTCCCCCAAGGAACAATGCAGCGAGTTTTCGGAGCGCACGCCGCATATATTTCTCGCGTCGCTCAAGGGCAGGACGATACCCCGGTCACTGCGGAACGGGTCGAAAAAAGCGTGGGCACCGAACATACCTACGACACGGACCTCACTGACCCCGTAGTCATCCGCCGGGAACTCACGCGGATGGCGGACGACGTCGCGTCCTCATTGCGCCGGCACCGGCAGTGCGCCCGGACTGTGAGCATTAAGGTCCGGTTCGGTGACGGGCACACCGTGACCCGGTCGTCGACTCTTCCGGAGTGGACCACCAGCGGTGAACGAGTGCGGCAAGCTGCGACCTCGCTATGGGACCGATTGGGGGCAGACGGGTACCGGGTTCGGCTACTTGGCGTGCGCACAGAACACCTGCGCACAACCGAGGGGTTGTCCCTGCAGGAGGAGCTTGGAACGCGCCCGGGATGGTCAGATCTTGAGTCCGCGATGGATCGAGCTCGTAACAAATATGGTTCGGCAGTGCTATCGCGAGGGTCCACCATGGCCCCACCTCAACCGGTGAAAACGCATGACGATGCGCATGACGAGCAGGTTAACCGCTAGCTAGCGACCGCTGACCTGACGGCATTGGGCGGTACGTGACCAAGGTGTCATCCCTGTGAATGACATCCCCTGTTTTGGGTTCTATGCTGGAGGAACACTAACGTGGTCGACAAGTAGGCGGGCGAGAAACCGAGGAGGTCGAGATGCCACTGTCCGAATATGAGCAGCGGATGCTCGCCGAAATGGAACGTCAGCTGTTGGCCGAAGATCCAGATCTTGCCCGCTCGCTGGGTGAAGGTCCTCGAATGCGACGAGGTCGCGGACGGATGGGACTTGGGGTCCTGTTAATTCTCGCCGGGCTCGCACTTTTAATCCTGGCGGTATCTATCCCCATGGTGTGGCTCGGCGTAGGCGGGTTCTTAGTGATGCTCGCCGGAGCAATCCTCATGATCACCCCGGGCAAACAGAAATCGAAGCTCGTGACCATCGACGAAGAAGGTCTGCGGGCGCGGGCAGCGCACCCGGCAAAAGGTCGCAACGGGTTCATGCGGAAATTCGAGGAACGCTGGGACCAGCGCGGCGACGATCGCCGCCGCTGATTTCAATCGGTTACACCTTTCGCGCCTTAGTGGCGTCAACATCTCGCGCTCTCGGCGCACAGATCAGATGCAGCAGCGTTCCAGATAACTTCTGAGCTCACCAGAGATGCCATCGACTCGGCTTTAGCCAGCCCCTGCGCCTGGTGCTACCTAGCCGATATCAAAATGGCGCCTTGGAAGGGCGATCAATGTGGTCGCAACACACCACGAGTACCACGAGTCATGCCATGGATCGGACTTAGCGCTATCTTCCACAGCCCTCCACCTCCTCGTGCCCATCCCCTCCACCTCCACACACCTATTCCCCTCCACTTTCCTCCACCCCTTTGAGCAGTCCACTCGAAGCCGACTGGACTGTCGAAAGCAGTGTGAGCGTTCGCACTGAGTTGCTTGTGCCATCAATAATGGCAGCCGCTTCCCGCCGCCACCACCAATAATCGACTGTGACCTGCTGTTATGGCGTCCGGGGTGAATAGGTTAGACGTGGCTGCTGGCGTGTTCTGATCTTCTGTAGGTCTGCTCCGTGCCCCCAGAAAGTGCGTTGATGCCCGGCTCAATCTGGGACCTCAGCTGTTCCTCCGCTCGCTTGTCGCGGCCAGGTTGAGCTTGCGCGGCAGGAATCACTCCACTTTTGCTCCACCTCACTCCACGCGTATGACCTGGCTTTTTCGTCAGTCGCCATGAAATTACATGGCAATAGCAGTGGTCTGGTGGGGGAGAGTGGGGTAAAGTGGAGCGCACGGGAAGAGAAGTGGTTCAGTCGGCAACCGCGGGAGGTGAGGACGCATGTTCCTCGGAACCTTCACACCGCGCCTGGACGACAAAGGCCGTCTGATCTTTCCGGCCAAGTTCCGCGACCAACTGGCAGCGGGCCTGGTGATGACCCGAGGGCAAGAGCACTGCATCTCCGTGTACCCGATGCGCGAGTTCGAACAAGTGCATGAAGAACTTCGCAAGGCACCGGTGACCAGTCGCGACGCTAGGGACTACCTTCGCGTGCTGCTATCTGGCGCCGAAGATGTAGTGCCCGATAAACAGGGACGCATCACCATCCCCGCGCACTTGCGCTCGTGGGCCGGACTAGACCGGGAGACCACGGTCATTGGGGCGGGCAACCGCCTCGAGATCTGGTCGACCCCCGCCTGGGAGACCTACTTGGCAGCGAAGGAAGAAAGTTTTGCGGAGACGGCTACCGAAGTCGTTCCCGGTTTGTTCTAAACAGCACCAAGGGATGGTTATCCCCGCACAGCGAGGACTCATCCCGGCAATACGGCGCACCGCGAGATCTCTCGCCGCTTTGGCCCCGACGCATCTTCCCCGGTGGCGGGACTAAAGCGGGAGGGGATCTGGCGGGGCGTCGCCTCGCAAGAGGGCGGGCCCCTGCCCGTCTCGCACACGATGGGCGTATGCCCGTGACCGGCACGAGGGAGGGGCCATGGATACACCGGAAGCCATTGCCTCCCGTCACATCCCTGTTCTTCGGGATCGCTGCGTCCAACTGCTGGGCCCCGCTCTCGAACGCGAGGGTGCGGTGTACATCGACGCAACACTCGGCATGGGGGGACACGCCCACGCGGTGCTTACAGCATTCCCGACCGTGCGGCTGATCGGGATCGACCGAGATACACGCGCCCTAGACCTAGCGAAGCAAAGGCTGGGCGCGGCGGGTTGCGACGGCAGGTTCGACCTCGTCCACGCAACCTACGACCAGATCCCTGAAGCCCTCGCGCGGCACGGACTGAGCTCGGCTGACGGCATCCTGATGGACCTCGGCGTATCCAGCCTGCAAATTGACGACGCGGAGCGCGGTTTCGCATACCGCTTCGATGCGCCGCTGGACATGCGCATGGACCAGAGTTCGGATGCTCCCACCGCGGCAGATCTGCTGCGTGACCTCGACGAACAGAAACTCTCCCGCATTCTGTACGAGTACGGCGAGGAACGTTACGCGCGCAAAATCGCTCGAACCATCGTGGCGCGCAGAACCACCCAGCCGGTGCTTACCAGCACCGATCTGGTTGAGGTGGTTGAACGAGCAGTTCCGGCCGCATCGAAACGAACCGGTGGGCATCCCGCGAAGCGAACGTTCCAGGGGCTGCGCATTGCCGTGAACGGGGAGCTGGACATCCTCCGGGTTGCCTTGCGCCGGGCACTCGACTCCTTAAGCGTTCACGGTCGGCTGGCGGTTGAGTCCTACCACTCGCTCGAAGACCGGATTGTGAAAACAGAATTTGTGGCGCGGACAAGTTCCTCAGCGCCACCCGGGCTTCCGATTGAACTCGACGAACACCGCCCAGACTTCCGCTTGATCACCCGGGGTGCGGAAAAAGCATCCGACCAGGAACAAGCCATTAACCCGCGATCCGCATCGGTGCGCCTGCGGGCAATTGAACGAACGCGTGAAAAGACCTCGACCAGCTCACAACCCAGCAAGCACAGGAGGAGGGAGAACTGAGGATGGCACAGCCCGCCCGACAGTACGCCCCCGGTATGCGCTCCGCATCCACCCAACGCGGACCTGCTGCCACGTCCGCGAGTGCTCCGCGACTGACGGTCGTTGCGCGCCCGCGTCCTTCCCGCAGCAATGTTCCCTTTGTTCTGCTGTGCACCGCAATTCTGCTGGCTACGCTGGGAGCAGTGTTAGCCCTCAATATCTCCATGGGGCAGGGGTCGTATGAGCTGAGTTCACTTCAGCGCACCTCACAAAAACTGGTCCACGAGAAGCAGACCCTCGCCGAACGTAACCAAATGCTAGGCGCTCCGCAGGAACTTGAACGTCGGGCGCGAGCCATTGGGATGGTTCCCGCGGGAACATCAGCGTACGTTGACCTCGCAACCGGCAAGATTATCGGCGATCCGCACCCGGCAGCGGCCGACGAAGCGCCCAAGCCCGGTGTGCCGGTCCCGGATCTGTCCACCCACGGGCATAAGCCGTACCACGGGATGGGTAACGAGGGGGATTAGGTAGATGCGCAGTATTCCCCCGTCGCGGGTGGGTAACCCCACCACCAGACATCGCGCCATCCTTGCGGTGGTGCTTGTCGCTATTTTGGTGCTCGCGGGTCGCTTGGTGTGGGTGCAAGGGCTTAACGGGCAGGCCCTTGCCGCCCAAGCGCGCGAAGAGCGCACCGTCACCACAGACATTCCCGCTGTTCGCGGTGAGATTATGGACCGCAACGGGACGGTCCTCGCGGCCTCCATCGAAAGGTATGACATCTGGGTTAACCAGCTGCAAGTGGTGGACTACGGAAAAAACAATAAAAAAGTCGACGTGAAGGGCGTGAAAGGTGCGGCGATGAAGCTCGCGCCGGTGCTCGGTATGTCGGTGGACGAGTTAGAGCAAAAACTCACCGGTAAGCGCGGTTTCCTCTATCTCGCCAAAGGCGTGACGCCGCAGGTTCGCGATGCGGTCATCAAGCTGAAGATTGATGGGATCGGGTCCTATCGAGTGGGTGCTCGCGCCTACCCGGCTGGACAGGTCGGAGCGAACATCGTCGGGTTTATGAAAGCCGATGGAACTCCCGCGGCGGGTGCGGAACTCTCACTGGAAAAAGAGTTGCAGGGCACCAATGGCAAAGTCACGTATGAGCGAGGCGGTGGCGGCCAAACGATTCCCACCGGGGACAACACCACGATTCCGGCCGTGGATGGCAAAGATATCGTGTTGACAACTGACCGCGATCTGCAGTGGAAAGCGCAGGATGTGCTCGCCCAGACCGTGCAGAAATGGGGTGGCACCGGGGGTAGCGCGGTGGTGATCAACCCGCGCACCGGGGAAGTGCTCGCATTGGCGGATTACCCGACCTATGATCCGAACGCGCCGTCGAAGGGTAAAGATACCTATTGGGGAAATCGCTCAATATCGAATGTATTTGAACCAGGGTCGACTGGGAAACTATTCACTATGGCGGCCCTTATCGACCAGGGTAAGGTCACTCCTGAAACACAGTTCACCGTTCCTTACGAAAAATACTTCGAGGGTGAACGAATTAAGGATTCCCATGAGCATTCGGTGCAAAAACTGACGCTCGCTGGGGTGCTGAAAAACAGTTCCAATGTTGGCACTGTGATGGCCTCACTGAAGGTTGAACCGTCGGTGCGCTATGACTATCTGAAAAAGTTCGGATTCGGTTCACCCACGGGTATTGATCTCCCCGGGGAGTCCGGCGGAATCTTGCATCCGGCCAACGAATGGCACGGTCGCACCAAGTTCACGACTGCGTTTGGTCAGGGGTATGCGGTGACCGCGCTCCAGGTCACCTCCGCGGTCGGAACATTTGCCAACGGTGGAGTGCATGTCTCGCCAAC
Coding sequences within it:
- a CDS encoding DUF3040 domain-containing protein is translated as MPLSEYEQRMLAEMERQLLAEDPDLARSLGEGPRMRRGRGRMGLGVLLILAGLALLILAVSIPMVWLGVGGFLVMLAGAILMITPGKQKSKLVTIDEEGLRARAAHPAKGRNGFMRKFEERWDQRGDDRRR
- a CDS encoding SAV_6107 family HEPN domain-containing protein, which encodes MGKATLMNRARPSVGRGWHSAQAVAGRSLRDQRRKDDADLDELERIRKVLLAVEPEIASGHDAVMVGDAGAAVPGVAVGCPERAGERDAQRARFEAVHRVALRSAGVIVNRRNRQRKRRLPLNAWVALAACGDDWAAWSERFAGMVAERERLRGREDLAPAPGIVEEHLSLTSSFLMAVTEHVVKDQAGLAAIASAA
- a CDS encoding cold-shock protein, with the translated sequence MAQGAVKWFNAEKGFGFIEVDGGGADIFVHHSQIEMDGYRALNEGQRVEFEVIQGTKGPQAEKVRPLS
- the dinB gene encoding DNA polymerase IV → MGAILHVDMDSFFASVEIRDDPALRGRPVVVGGVGPRAVVAAASYPARRYGVRSAMPMGKARRLCPDLVIVPPRIAHYREVSREVMAILHGISAQVQQISIDEAFLDVSGAIRHFGAPPDIATLIRTRIRTELGLPCSVGVAASKSVAKIASARAKPDGMLVVPTAHTPGFLAPLPVEALSGIGSVAAAKLHNLGVRTVGDLRAVPQGTMQRVFGAHAAYISRVAQGQDDTPVTAERVEKSVGTEHTYDTDLTDPVVIRRELTRMADDVASSLRRHRQCARTVSIKVRFGDGHTVTRSSTLPEWTTSGERVRQAATSLWDRLGADGYRVRLLGVRTEHLRTTEGLSLQEELGTRPGWSDLESAMDRARNKYGSAVLSRGSTMAPPQPVKTHDDAHDEQVNR
- a CDS encoding peptidoglycan D,D-transpeptidase FtsI family protein encodes the protein MRSIPPSRVGNPTTRHRAILAVVLVAILVLAGRLVWVQGLNGQALAAQAREERTVTTDIPAVRGEIMDRNGTVLAASIERYDIWVNQLQVVDYGKNNKKVDVKGVKGAAMKLAPVLGMSVDELEQKLTGKRGFLYLAKGVTPQVRDAVIKLKIDGIGSYRVGARAYPAGQVGANIVGFMKADGTPAAGAELSLEKELQGTNGKVTYERGGGGQTIPTGDNTTIPAVDGKDIVLTTDRDLQWKAQDVLAQTVQKWGGTGGSAVVINPRTGEVLALADYPTYDPNAPSKGKDTYWGNRSISNVFEPGSTGKLFTMAALIDQGKVTPETQFTVPYEKYFEGERIKDSHEHSVQKLTLAGVLKNSSNVGTVMASLKVEPSVRYDYLKKFGFGSPTGIDLPGESGGILHPANEWHGRTKFTTAFGQGYAVTALQVTSAVGTFANGGVHVSPTIVRGEQQQNGTIKPLHEKKQTQVVSPQTASTILQMMSTNVPDNPKETAYVPGYAVGGKTGTAQEPGGTYTASFIGTAPVDSPQLVVGVFVYGLKTFISGSQAAAPAFSEIMQYALQNQQIAPTGRPSPQLATEW
- a CDS encoding spermidine synthase, producing the protein MSPRRRPAPLSASRSRKRDNAPQPPFDQDVPIDTGIARLARENDGSVVLYVNGVPSSQHHPEPSVLIFEYQRWMHTVISCVLRDRETAHERSHASGPRIAHLGGGGCSLPRALAATHPTAQQTVVEIDGALVRNARTWFDLPRSPRLRIREDDAVRAVQQWSDNKFDIVTRDVFSGDTTPRSVRDLGFTRHISRILAPGGLYIANCADRPGFGLLADEVATASAVFPHVNVVAEPGQLKNRRYGNYLVLAGSQPIPTALDRELRRDAVTVRLVSDTDLHRIAQSGTITDVITTGAAPSQPADPSSPG
- the mraZ gene encoding division/cell wall cluster transcriptional repressor MraZ; the encoded protein is MFLGTFTPRLDDKGRLIFPAKFRDQLAAGLVMTRGQEHCISVYPMREFEQVHEELRKAPVTSRDARDYLRVLLSGAEDVVPDKQGRITIPAHLRSWAGLDRETTVIGAGNRLEIWSTPAWETYLAAKEESFAETATEVVPGLF
- the rsmH gene encoding 16S rRNA (cytosine(1402)-N(4))-methyltransferase RsmH, encoding MDTPEAIASRHIPVLRDRCVQLLGPALEREGAVYIDATLGMGGHAHAVLTAFPTVRLIGIDRDTRALDLAKQRLGAAGCDGRFDLVHATYDQIPEALARHGLSSADGILMDLGVSSLQIDDAERGFAYRFDAPLDMRMDQSSDAPTAADLLRDLDEQKLSRILYEYGEERYARKIARTIVARRTTQPVLTSTDLVEVVERAVPAASKRTGGHPAKRTFQGLRIAVNGELDILRVALRRALDSLSVHGRLAVESYHSLEDRIVKTEFVARTSSSAPPGLPIELDEHRPDFRLITRGAEKASDQEQAINPRSASVRLRAIERTREKTSTSSQPSKHRRREN